One Agrococcus jenensis genomic region harbors:
- the secA gene encoding preprotein translocase subunit SecA produces MANFFENMLRAGEGRLRRRLERIAADVAALEDAFEDLTDEELAGETAEFRQRYADGEPLDAMLPEAFAAVREAAKRTLGMRPYDVQVMGAAALHLGNIAEMKTGEGKTLVAPIAAYLNAITGDGVHIVTVNDYLASYQSELMGRVFRALGMTTGCIISGQTPEVRREQYEADVTYGTNNEFGFDYLRDNMAHSKEAMVQRGHGFAIVDEVDSILIDEARTPLIISGPAAGEANRWFGEFARIAKRLRPDVDYEVDEKKRTVGVLEPGIERVEDLLGIDSLYESANTPLISFLNTALKAKALFKRDSDYVVMNGEVLIVDEHTGRIMQGRRFNEGIHQAIEAKEGVQIKAENQTVATVTLQNYFRLYDKLSGMTGTAETEAAEFMATYKLGVVPIPTNKPVQRADRSDLVYATVEGKFKHVVDDIVERHAAGQPVLVGTTSVEKSEYLSGLLAKAGVKHEVLNAKNHAREAAIVAQAGRVSAVTVATNMAGRGTDIMLGGNAEHLAVTRMQELGLSPSETPDEYEERWDGVFAEVKAEVEAEAAKVIEAGGLYVLGTERHESRRIDNQLRGRSGRQGDPGESRFYLSMQDDLLRLFGGSVAERFMAVDADEDEIPLESKIFSRTIRTAQAQIESRNAEMRKNVLKYDDVMNRQREAIYSDRRHILDGDDLEGKVQGFLEGTLRSLVSDHAVGNDSDEWNLEALWTEAKQIYPVGITIDEVVAEAQPRLTADFLYEQLVSDAKIAYQKREESLGSPAMRLLERRVVLSVIDRKWRDHLYEMDYLREGIGLRTMAQRDPVVEYQNEGFALYQQMMSAIREESISFLFNLEVKVQQGTSPEAPAIEGGGLEEPEEESPEALTYSAPDEDGEASVHDARGKELGAATDKARQRSGNPAVAGKPKGAGGNREQRRAADKAAKTAPRKGAFGQLQDADNEGTSR; encoded by the coding sequence GTGGCCAACTTCTTCGAGAACATGCTCCGAGCCGGCGAAGGCCGGCTGCGGCGCCGTCTGGAGCGCATCGCCGCGGATGTGGCTGCGCTCGAGGACGCGTTCGAGGATCTGACCGATGAGGAGCTCGCGGGCGAGACCGCGGAGTTCCGGCAGCGCTACGCCGACGGCGAGCCGCTCGACGCCATGCTGCCCGAGGCGTTCGCCGCGGTGCGCGAGGCGGCGAAGCGCACGCTCGGGATGCGGCCCTACGACGTCCAGGTGATGGGTGCCGCTGCCCTGCACCTCGGCAACATCGCCGAGATGAAGACCGGTGAGGGCAAGACGCTCGTCGCCCCGATCGCCGCCTACCTCAACGCCATCACGGGCGACGGGGTGCACATCGTCACGGTGAACGACTACCTCGCGAGCTACCAGTCGGAGCTGATGGGCCGCGTCTTCCGCGCCCTCGGCATGACGACCGGATGCATCATCTCGGGCCAGACGCCGGAGGTGCGGCGCGAGCAGTACGAGGCCGACGTCACCTACGGCACGAACAACGAGTTCGGCTTCGACTACCTGCGCGACAACATGGCGCACTCGAAGGAGGCGATGGTCCAGCGCGGCCACGGCTTCGCGATCGTCGACGAGGTCGACTCGATCCTCATCGACGAGGCCCGCACGCCGCTCATCATCTCCGGCCCGGCGGCGGGCGAGGCGAACCGCTGGTTCGGCGAGTTCGCGCGCATCGCCAAGCGGCTCCGCCCGGACGTCGACTACGAGGTCGACGAGAAGAAGCGCACCGTCGGCGTGCTCGAGCCCGGCATCGAGCGGGTCGAGGACCTGCTCGGCATCGACAGCCTCTACGAGTCGGCGAACACGCCGCTCATCTCCTTCCTCAACACCGCGCTCAAGGCGAAGGCGCTCTTCAAGCGCGACAGCGACTACGTCGTCATGAACGGCGAGGTGCTCATCGTCGACGAGCACACCGGCCGCATCATGCAGGGCCGCCGCTTCAACGAGGGCATCCACCAGGCGATCGAGGCGAAGGAGGGGGTGCAGATCAAGGCCGAGAACCAGACGGTCGCGACGGTCACCCTGCAGAACTACTTCCGCCTCTACGACAAGCTGTCGGGCATGACCGGCACCGCCGAGACCGAGGCCGCCGAGTTCATGGCGACCTACAAGCTCGGCGTCGTCCCGATCCCGACGAACAAGCCGGTGCAGCGCGCCGACAGGTCCGACCTCGTGTACGCGACGGTCGAGGGCAAGTTCAAGCACGTCGTCGACGACATCGTCGAGCGGCACGCGGCCGGCCAGCCCGTGCTCGTCGGCACGACGAGCGTCGAGAAGAGCGAGTACCTCTCCGGCCTGCTCGCGAAGGCCGGCGTCAAGCACGAGGTGCTCAACGCCAAGAACCACGCTCGAGAGGCCGCGATCGTCGCGCAGGCCGGCCGCGTCAGCGCCGTCACCGTCGCCACGAACATGGCCGGTCGAGGCACCGACATCATGCTCGGCGGCAACGCCGAGCACCTCGCCGTCACGCGCATGCAGGAGCTCGGGCTCAGCCCCTCCGAGACGCCGGACGAGTACGAGGAGCGCTGGGACGGCGTCTTCGCCGAGGTCAAGGCCGAGGTCGAGGCGGAGGCCGCGAAGGTCATCGAGGCCGGCGGCCTCTACGTGCTCGGCACCGAGCGCCACGAGTCGCGCCGCATCGACAACCAGCTGCGCGGCCGCTCGGGCCGCCAGGGCGACCCGGGCGAGAGCCGGTTCTACCTCTCGATGCAGGACGACCTGCTGCGCCTGTTCGGCGGCTCCGTCGCCGAGCGCTTCATGGCCGTCGACGCCGACGAGGACGAGATCCCGCTGGAGTCGAAGATCTTCTCCCGCACGATCCGCACCGCGCAGGCGCAGATCGAGTCGCGCAACGCCGAGATGCGCAAGAACGTGCTGAAGTACGACGACGTGATGAACCGCCAGCGCGAGGCGATCTACTCCGACCGCCGGCACATCCTGGACGGCGACGACCTCGAGGGCAAGGTGCAGGGCTTCCTCGAGGGCACGCTGCGCTCGCTCGTCTCCGACCACGCGGTCGGCAACGACAGCGACGAGTGGAACCTCGAGGCGCTGTGGACCGAGGCGAAGCAGATCTACCCCGTCGGCATCACGATCGACGAGGTCGTCGCCGAGGCGCAGCCGCGCCTGACGGCCGACTTCCTGTACGAGCAGCTCGTCTCCGACGCGAAGATCGCGTACCAGAAGCGCGAGGAGTCGCTCGGCTCGCCCGCGATGCGCCTGCTCGAGCGCCGCGTCGTGCTGTCGGTCATCGACCGCAAGTGGCGCGACCACCTGTACGAGATGGACTACCTGCGCGAGGGCATCGGACTGCGCACGATGGCGCAGCGCGACCCGGTCGTGGAGTACCAGAACGAGGGCTTCGCGCTCTACCAGCAGATGATGTCGGCGATCCGCGAGGAGTCGATCTCGTTCCTGTTCAACCTCGAGGTCAAGGTGCAGCAGGGGACCAGCCCCGAGGCGCCGGCGATCGAGGGCGGCGGGCTCGAGGAGCCGGAGGAGGAGAGCCCCGAGGCGCTCACCTACTCGGCGCCCGACGAGGACGGCGAGGCGTCGGTGCACGACGCGCGGGGCAAGGAGCTCGGCGCGGCGACCGACAAGGCGCGCCAGCGCTCCGGCAACCCGGCGGTCGCCGGGAAGCCGAAGGGCGCGGGCGGCAACCGCGAGCAGCGTCGCGCCGCCGACAAGGCGGCCAAGACCGCGCCGAGGAAGGGCGCGTTCGGCCAGCTGCAGGACGCCGACAACGAGGGCACCTCCCGCTGA
- a CDS encoding LpqB family beta-propeller domain-containing protein — protein MIRSLAAIAAAAVLVLTGCVAIPDSGAVTEGVVDVSEQENGLVFLAQEPEEGATQEQIILGFLSAGISPDDDFSIAREFLTRDEAQRWQPDAGVIVRAGPPEVSFGSETQATAVVAAISEVDAGGALRRPGDDRMLEFEMLLQDGQWRIAAAPDGIVLSSFHFAELFRMHALHWMTPDATRSVPEVRWFERTATTLPSRIIDALLDGPSTWLSPAVVTSGAADASRVGEPRVDGTTMTVTVDATQIQQLGPGSLQALSQQLALSLRTVGVREVVVEVSGNPDLSASSAASPPIDLGAVDPRPLVLDGTSLRPIGAGASTIEDVGQTLSAIGATSYTVGAEGGVAHTGTTAVWIEAGADPVTISADAASVGTVDDSGWVLLQERSAPQRLLAWRDGERVELGLPQGTGRITAMELARDGSRLAIVTVDGDASQVLVAAIVRDAEGRPASLGEPYPLPLLDGVATDVTWSGPTQIAVLAAGGDQAQIATLVVGGDSEQLPQPGVPVQALVGGSEGTSTLRALGADGSLLSQRGRVWTAADGLGPISLIATQQ, from the coding sequence ATGATCCGCTCCCTCGCCGCCATCGCGGCCGCCGCGGTGCTCGTGCTCACGGGCTGCGTCGCCATCCCCGACTCCGGCGCCGTCACCGAGGGCGTGGTCGACGTGAGCGAGCAGGAGAACGGCCTCGTCTTCCTCGCGCAGGAGCCCGAGGAGGGCGCGACGCAGGAGCAGATCATCCTCGGCTTCCTGAGCGCGGGCATCAGCCCGGACGACGACTTCTCGATCGCTCGGGAGTTCCTGACGCGCGACGAGGCGCAGCGCTGGCAGCCGGACGCCGGCGTGATCGTGCGCGCCGGCCCGCCGGAGGTCTCGTTCGGCAGCGAGACGCAGGCCACCGCCGTCGTGGCCGCCATCTCCGAGGTCGACGCCGGCGGTGCGCTCCGGCGCCCGGGCGATGACCGGATGCTCGAGTTCGAGATGCTGCTGCAGGACGGCCAGTGGCGCATCGCGGCCGCGCCGGACGGCATCGTGCTGTCGAGCTTCCACTTCGCCGAGCTGTTCCGCATGCACGCGCTGCACTGGATGACCCCGGACGCCACGCGCTCGGTGCCCGAGGTGCGCTGGTTCGAGCGCACCGCGACCACGCTGCCGTCGCGCATCATCGACGCGCTGCTCGACGGCCCCTCCACCTGGCTGTCGCCGGCCGTCGTCACGTCGGGCGCCGCCGACGCATCGCGGGTGGGCGAGCCGCGCGTCGACGGCACGACCATGACGGTGACGGTCGACGCCACGCAGATCCAGCAGCTCGGCCCCGGCAGCCTGCAGGCGCTCTCGCAGCAGCTCGCGCTGTCCCTGCGCACGGTCGGGGTGCGCGAGGTCGTCGTGGAGGTCAGCGGCAATCCCGACCTCTCGGCATCGAGCGCCGCGAGCCCGCCGATCGACCTCGGGGCCGTCGATCCGCGTCCGCTCGTGCTCGACGGCACGTCGCTGCGCCCGATCGGGGCGGGGGCGTCGACGATCGAGGACGTCGGGCAGACGCTCAGCGCGATCGGTGCGACGAGCTACACCGTCGGTGCCGAGGGCGGCGTCGCGCACACCGGCACGACCGCGGTCTGGATCGAGGCGGGCGCCGATCCCGTGACGATCTCCGCCGACGCGGCATCGGTGGGCACCGTCGACGACAGCGGTTGGGTGCTGCTGCAGGAGCGCTCGGCCCCGCAGCGGCTGCTCGCGTGGCGCGACGGCGAGCGGGTCGAGCTGGGGCTGCCGCAGGGCACCGGCCGCATCACCGCGATGGAGCTCGCCCGTGACGGCTCGCGGCTCGCGATCGTGACGGTCGACGGCGACGCGAGCCAGGTGCTCGTCGCGGCCATCGTGCGCGACGCCGAGGGGAGGCCCGCCTCGCTCGGCGAGCCGTACCCCCTGCCGCTGCTCGACGGCGTCGCGACCGACGTGACGTGGTCGGGGCCGACGCAGATCGCGGTGCTCGCCGCGGGTGGCGACCAGGCGCAGATCGCCACGCTCGTCGTGGGCGGCGACTCCGAGCAGCTGCCGCAGCCCGGCGTGCCGGTGCAGGCGCTCGTGGGTGGCAGCGAGGGCACCTCCACGCTCCGCGCGCTCGGCGCCGACGGCTCGCTGCTCTCGCAGCGCGGCCGGGTCTGGACCGCGGCCGACGGCCTCGGCCCGATCTCGCTCATCGCCACGCAGCAGTAG
- the hpf gene encoding ribosome hibernation-promoting factor, HPF/YfiA family, with product MDITFGAKGADITDRFRAYAEEKLAKVTQLLPRATALDVKLTRHADPHAAIAGGRVEITVHGPGSIIRSEADGPDKYMAFDSAFHRIMERARRAHDKRHDHSARRRTPLRDAAVTGFEQVAVTPADPALVEAVATGAIPVVAQEQPEAENQWSPVVIREKRFPGKRMSVRDAVDQMELVGHPFYLFVDEATDECAVVYRRKGWSYGVISLDDEAAEDGTEARVVADSESERAAS from the coding sequence ATGGACATCACGTTCGGCGCCAAGGGCGCAGACATCACAGACCGGTTCCGCGCATATGCGGAGGAGAAGCTCGCGAAGGTCACGCAGCTCCTCCCGCGGGCCACGGCGCTCGATGTCAAGCTCACCCGACACGCGGATCCGCACGCCGCCATCGCGGGCGGCAGGGTCGAGATCACCGTCCACGGCCCCGGCTCGATCATCCGCTCGGAGGCCGACGGCCCCGACAAGTACATGGCGTTCGACTCCGCCTTCCACCGCATCATGGAGCGCGCCCGCCGTGCCCACGACAAGCGCCACGACCACAGCGCCCGCCGGCGCACGCCGCTCCGCGACGCCGCCGTCACCGGCTTCGAGCAGGTCGCCGTCACCCCGGCCGACCCAGCGCTCGTCGAGGCCGTCGCGACCGGCGCGATCCCCGTCGTCGCCCAGGAGCAGCCCGAGGCCGAGAACCAGTGGTCGCCCGTGGTGATCCGCGAGAAGCGGTTCCCCGGCAAGCGCATGAGCGTGCGTGATGCCGTCGACCAGATGGAGCTGGTCGGGCACCCCTTCTACCTCTTCGTCGACGAGGCCACCGATGAGTGCGCCGTCGTCTACCGCCGCAAGGGCTGGTCCTACGGCGTCATCTCCCTCGACGACGAGGCCGCCGAGGACGGCACCGAGGCCCGTGTCGTGGCCGACAGCGAGAGCGAGCGCGCCGCGTCCTGA
- the mtrB gene encoding MtrAB system histidine kinase MtrB, whose protein sequence is MAGRRWSWERATGFLRRSLQARVVAFSMLLSMLALVGVFGYMSASVGENLFETRRDEALVEAVRATAGMQQIFDEAVTQSLTSGEVDALQDRALDAVTGVISSRSSTDYAMLRAEAQASTLLQMNDVQSQGFDTDLLHADLRSAVAASADLPFYQSVRLASETGGEPGIIVGTTVDVPLAGRYELYLLTSLQSTQATLGFMQLTMMLGGIALIGLIGLITWFVARMVVGPVEAAAASSARIAAGEYDVRIPVRGDDEIAKLGRSFNDMADSISRQINELATLSTVQQRFVSDVSHELRTPLTTIRLAGDVLHDRRDSFDPVAGRTVELLHTQIERFEQLLADLLELSRFDAGAAQLEIEPTNLVRLAEGELAAVEPLAAERGTELRLVAPGGHFEAEVDPRRIRRILQNLLANAIDHGEGRPVVVTVDSTSDAAAIAVRDHGVGMTEEEAARVFDRFWRADPSRQRRTGGTGLGLSISRDDAALHGGWIDVWSRPGEGTAFRLTLPRAGAHAVSSPIELPPADTQAIELPHLPHVLEAPADDAGMALAEPTVEIALVDPAPRAATEEADR, encoded by the coding sequence ATGGCCGGGCGGCGCTGGAGCTGGGAGCGGGCGACGGGCTTCCTGCGGCGCTCGCTGCAGGCGCGCGTCGTCGCCTTCAGCATGCTGCTGTCGATGCTCGCGCTCGTCGGCGTCTTCGGCTACATGTCGGCGTCCGTGGGCGAGAACCTCTTCGAGACGCGCCGCGACGAGGCCCTCGTCGAGGCCGTGCGCGCGACCGCCGGCATGCAGCAGATCTTCGACGAGGCCGTCACGCAGAGCCTGACGAGCGGAGAGGTCGACGCGCTGCAGGACCGCGCGCTCGACGCCGTCACCGGCGTCATCTCGTCGCGCTCGAGCACCGACTACGCGATGCTCCGGGCCGAGGCGCAGGCGTCGACGCTGCTGCAGATGAACGACGTGCAGTCGCAGGGCTTCGACACCGACCTGCTGCACGCCGACCTGCGCAGCGCCGTCGCCGCATCGGCCGACCTGCCCTTCTACCAGTCGGTGCGGCTCGCGTCGGAGACCGGCGGCGAGCCCGGCATCATCGTCGGCACCACCGTCGACGTGCCGCTCGCCGGCCGCTACGAGCTCTACCTGCTCACGAGCCTGCAGTCGACGCAGGCGACGCTCGGCTTCATGCAGCTGACGATGATGCTCGGCGGCATCGCGCTCATCGGCCTCATCGGGCTCATCACCTGGTTCGTCGCGCGGATGGTCGTCGGGCCCGTGGAGGCGGCCGCCGCGTCGAGCGCGCGGATCGCCGCCGGCGAGTACGACGTCCGCATCCCGGTCCGCGGTGACGACGAGATCGCCAAGCTCGGCCGCTCCTTCAACGACATGGCCGACTCCATCTCGCGGCAGATCAACGAGCTCGCGACCCTGTCGACCGTGCAGCAGCGCTTCGTCTCGGACGTCTCGCACGAGCTGCGCACGCCGCTCACGACGATCCGGCTCGCCGGCGACGTGCTGCACGACCGGAGGGATTCGTTCGACCCGGTCGCGGGCAGGACGGTCGAGCTGCTGCACACGCAGATCGAGCGCTTCGAGCAGCTGCTCGCGGACCTGCTCGAGCTGAGCCGCTTCGACGCCGGCGCCGCGCAGCTCGAGATCGAGCCGACGAACCTCGTGCGGCTCGCCGAGGGTGAGCTCGCGGCCGTCGAGCCGCTCGCCGCGGAGCGCGGCACCGAGCTGCGGCTCGTCGCGCCCGGCGGGCACTTCGAGGCCGAGGTCGATCCGCGGCGCATCCGGCGCATCCTGCAGAACCTGCTCGCCAACGCGATCGACCACGGCGAGGGCAGGCCCGTCGTCGTCACGGTCGACTCGACGAGCGATGCTGCGGCGATCGCCGTCCGCGACCACGGGGTCGGCATGACCGAGGAGGAGGCCGCGCGCGTCTTCGACCGCTTCTGGCGCGCGGACCCGTCGCGGCAGCGGCGCACGGGCGGCACCGGCCTCGGGCTCTCGATCAGCCGCGACGACGCGGCCCTGCACGGCGGATGGATCGACGTCTGGTCGCGGCCGGGGGAGGGCACGGCGTTCCGCCTCACCCTGCCGCGCGCCGGCGCGCACGCCGTGTCGTCGCCGATCGAGCTGCCGCCCGCCGACACGCAGGCGATCGAGCTGCCCCACCTCCCGCACGTGCTCGAAGCGCCGGCCGACGACGCCGGGATGGCGCTCGCCGAGCCCACGGTCGAGATCGCGCTCGTCGACCCCGCTCCGCGCGCCGCGACCGAGGAGGCCGACCGATGA
- the mtrA gene encoding MtrAB system response regulator MtrA, whose protein sequence is MTEQTILVVDDDPALAEMIGIVLSGEGYQLEFCADGAAAVDRFHEVKPDLVLLDLMLPGKDGIQICTELRAESGVPIIMLTAKGDPTDIVVGLESGADDYITKPFNPKELVARVRTRLRPQRQADAGVLKVADLEIDVEGHQVRRGGDPIALTPLEFELLVTLASRPSQVFSREMLLEQVWGYHYKADTRLVNVHVQRLRSKVERDVDNPVVVTTVRGVGYRAGAPQA, encoded by the coding sequence ATGACGGAGCAGACGATCCTCGTCGTCGACGACGACCCGGCGCTCGCCGAGATGATCGGCATCGTGCTGAGCGGCGAGGGCTACCAGCTCGAGTTCTGCGCCGACGGCGCCGCGGCCGTCGACCGGTTCCACGAGGTGAAGCCCGACCTCGTGCTGCTCGACCTCATGCTGCCCGGCAAGGACGGCATCCAGATCTGCACCGAGCTGCGCGCCGAGTCCGGCGTGCCCATCATCATGCTCACGGCGAAGGGCGACCCGACCGACATCGTCGTCGGCCTCGAGTCCGGCGCCGACGACTACATCACGAAGCCCTTCAACCCGAAGGAGCTCGTCGCCCGCGTGCGCACCCGGCTGCGCCCGCAGCGGCAGGCCGACGCCGGCGTGCTCAAGGTCGCCGACCTCGAGATCGACGTCGAGGGCCACCAGGTGCGCCGAGGCGGCGACCCGATCGCGCTCACGCCGCTCGAGTTCGAGCTGCTCGTCACCCTCGCGTCGCGACCCAGCCAGGTGTTCTCGCGCGAGATGCTGCTCGAGCAGGTGTGGGGCTACCACTACAAGGCCGACACGCGCCTCGTGAACGTGCACGTGCAGCGCCTGCGCTCGAAGGTCGAGCGCGACGTCGACAACCCCGTGGTCGTGACGACCGTGCGCGGCGTCGGCTATCGCGCCGGCGCACCCCAGGCCTGA
- a CDS encoding ComF family protein gives MRMQARAAAGRGSIAAALREAASVLWPVACAGCGAVDVAVCGACSAALRGGPLREALDGVPLLAAAPYEGPVRELVAACKERGGRAEARALGAGLVLAIAAAPAGALVRVPSSRAGMRRRGFDPVVLVLRAAGLRATPLRRIRGGGAQKQRSAEARRVAAVGSLALPSSAARRLEGRAVVVVDDVVTSGSTAREAVRALRAAGCRPVAIVAVARTPKRVPGR, from the coding sequence ATGCGGATGCAGGCGCGAGCGGCGGCGGGCCGGGGGTCGATCGCCGCGGCCCTCCGCGAGGCGGCGAGCGTGCTGTGGCCCGTCGCGTGCGCCGGCTGCGGCGCGGTCGACGTCGCCGTCTGCGGCGCGTGCTCGGCGGCGCTGCGCGGCGGACCGCTGCGGGAGGCGCTCGACGGCGTGCCGCTGCTCGCCGCGGCCCCCTACGAGGGACCGGTGCGCGAGCTCGTCGCAGCGTGCAAGGAGCGCGGGGGCCGAGCGGAGGCGCGGGCGCTGGGCGCGGGGCTCGTGCTCGCGATCGCCGCCGCACCGGCGGGGGCGCTCGTGCGCGTGCCGTCGAGCCGCGCTGGGATGCGGCGGCGCGGCTTCGACCCGGTCGTGCTCGTGCTGCGCGCGGCCGGGCTGCGCGCGACGCCGCTGCGGCGCATCCGGGGCGGCGGCGCGCAGAAGCAGCGGTCCGCCGAGGCCCGGCGGGTCGCCGCGGTGGGGTCGCTCGCACTGCCGTCGAGCGCGGCGCGCCGGCTCGAGGGCCGCGCGGTCGTGGTGGTCGACGACGTCGTGACGAGCGGTTCGACGGCGCGTGAGGCGGTGCGCGCCCTGCGCGCGGCGGGGTGCCGGCCGGTCGCGATCGTCGCGGTCGCGCGCACGCCCAAGCGGGTTCCGGGGAGGTGA
- a CDS encoding ABC-F family ATP-binding cassette domain-containing protein, translated as MAHLLGAERVGVAFPTRTVFESISLGLDDGDRIGIVGRNGDGKSTLLRVLAGSLEPTSGRVTRRGGLQVGVLDQRDTLDPDSTISHAIVGDRPEHEWAGDARIRDLLAGLVGDLDWHGRIGDLSGGQRRRVALAQLLAGDWDVLFLDEPTNHLDVQGIAWLADHLNARYASGRGAFVAVTHDRWFLDAVCTGTWEVHDQLVEPFEGGYAAYVLQRVERDRMAAASEAKRQNLMKKELAWLRRGAPARTAKPKFRIDAATQLIEDEPPVRDPIQLAQLAATRLGKDVVDVVDASVELGGRTILDDVTWRIAPGERAGVLGRNGAGKSTLLALIAGRIRPTSGRVKTGKTVKIAELTQELAELAQHEDDPVRTVVANLKTSYASGGKELTPGQLLERLGFRSGELSTLVKDLSGGQRRRLQLLLILLDEPNVLILDEPTNDLDTDMLAAMEDVLDSWAGCLIVVSHDRYLIERVTDHQYAIFDGRLQHVPGGVDAYLAMSGKGSVGKASSADAKGDAQAAPTGLSGAERRALEKEAASLDRRLAKATSQRKGVLDRFEVVDHGDLDALTALQAELAEVDERIALLEEQWLETHEGLEA; from the coding sequence ATGGCTCATCTCCTGGGCGCCGAGCGGGTCGGCGTCGCGTTCCCCACGCGCACCGTCTTCGAATCCATCTCGCTCGGGCTCGACGACGGCGACCGCATCGGCATCGTCGGCCGCAACGGCGACGGCAAGTCGACGCTGCTGCGCGTGCTCGCCGGCAGCCTCGAGCCCACGAGCGGCCGCGTCACCCGCCGCGGCGGCCTGCAGGTGGGCGTGCTCGACCAGCGCGACACCCTCGACCCCGACTCGACGATCAGCCACGCGATCGTGGGCGACCGGCCCGAGCACGAGTGGGCGGGCGACGCGCGCATCCGCGACCTGCTCGCGGGACTCGTCGGCGACCTCGACTGGCACGGGCGCATCGGTGACCTCTCCGGTGGACAGCGCCGGCGCGTCGCGCTCGCGCAGCTGCTCGCCGGCGACTGGGACGTGCTCTTCCTCGACGAGCCGACCAACCACCTCGACGTGCAGGGCATCGCCTGGCTCGCCGACCACCTGAACGCCCGCTACGCGTCGGGTCGCGGCGCCTTCGTCGCCGTGACGCACGACCGCTGGTTCCTGGACGCGGTGTGCACCGGCACGTGGGAGGTGCACGACCAGCTCGTCGAGCCCTTCGAAGGCGGCTACGCGGCCTACGTGCTGCAGCGCGTCGAGCGCGACCGGATGGCGGCGGCGAGCGAGGCGAAGCGCCAGAACCTCATGAAGAAGGAGCTGGCGTGGCTCCGCCGCGGCGCGCCCGCCCGCACCGCGAAGCCGAAGTTCCGCATCGACGCCGCGACGCAGCTCATCGAGGACGAGCCGCCCGTGCGCGACCCGATCCAGCTCGCGCAGCTCGCCGCGACGCGGCTCGGCAAGGACGTCGTCGACGTCGTCGACGCCTCCGTCGAGCTCGGCGGCCGCACGATCCTCGACGACGTCACCTGGCGCATCGCGCCGGGCGAGCGGGCCGGCGTGCTCGGCCGCAACGGCGCCGGCAAGTCGACGCTGCTCGCGCTCATCGCCGGGCGCATCCGCCCCACGTCGGGCCGCGTGAAGACCGGCAAGACGGTGAAGATCGCCGAGCTCACGCAGGAGCTCGCCGAGCTCGCGCAGCACGAGGACGACCCCGTGCGCACCGTGGTCGCCAACCTCAAGACGAGCTACGCCTCGGGCGGCAAGGAGCTCACCCCCGGGCAGCTGCTCGAGCGGCTCGGCTTCCGCTCCGGAGAGCTGTCGACGCTCGTCAAGGACCTCTCCGGCGGCCAGCGCCGCCGCCTGCAGCTGCTGCTGATCCTGCTCGACGAGCCCAACGTGCTCATCCTCGACGAGCCGACGAACGACCTCGACACCGACATGCTCGCCGCGATGGAGGACGTGCTCGACTCCTGGGCCGGCTGCCTCATCGTCGTGAGCCACGACCGCTACCTCATCGAGCGGGTCACCGACCACCAGTACGCGATCTTCGACGGGCGCCTGCAGCACGTGCCGGGCGGTGTGGATGCGTACCTGGCGATGTCGGGCAAGGGCTCGGTGGGCAAGGCGTCGAGCGCCGACGCCAAGGGCGACGCCCAGGCGGCGCCCACCGGGCTCAGCGGCGCCGAGCGTCGCGCGCTCGAGAAGGAGGCGGCGAGCCTCGACCGGCGGCTCGCGAAGGCGACCTCGCAGCGCAAGGGCGTGCTCGACCGCTTCGAGGTGGTCGACCACGGCGACCTCGACGCGCTCACCGCGCTCCAGGCCGAGCTCGCCGAGGTCGACGAGCGCATCGCCCTGCTCGAGGAGCAGTGGCTCGAGACCCATGAGGGCCTCGAGGCCTGA